A stretch of the Parabacteroides timonensis genome encodes the following:
- a CDS encoding cobaltochelatase subunit CobN, producing MSVIQFLRQHKSAGWKAGLALLLVLGLYAFYSLLLSPTQIALVNFPSYQVSNIAMASDSRLIQVSEVKPEDASSLKKYDAILLFGPGLRLTEEQTENIEAAGKNGTTVYTFIFSSGSIINHHVDSLQQEQLDTYYNNRSKVNYRNMLHYIRSTFDSRKLFQTKPEEAVLIPSDIFFHLEDGVFYRTADELTNHLREKKIYKEDAPRIAFVSGMTSPLEGNRSYVDSLITRLTDAGFNVYPIAAAAKRQELMESVHPDAVVYLPMGRLGGDKTVEWLTQNNIPLFCPLSIMLSREEWLSDDKNKGVTGGYLTARIVLPEIDGGIDPLVISTQNEHQNGYFMFDAESERLDNFTGNVKKYLQLRSIPNKDKRVAICYFKAAGQAALVAAGLEVAPSLYELLKRLKQEGYNVDGLPDTFEAFNLLLKKQGAVLGAYAKGAQNDFMKNGNPLWVSKTDYEQWVAKTLVPDKYKEVVEKYGEAPGNYLSAEHNGEPSLAIARLQFGNIVLFPQPHAAEGDDEFQIVHGASVAPPHAYIAPYLWVQNEFKADALVHFGTHGSLEFTPGKQAGLSNRDWPDCLIGNLPHFYYYSIANVGEAIIAKRRTHAVMLSHITPPFMESRTRGRFAGLFSNIDAWYQASESKQKEIGLQIKETVLKMGLQRDLQLDSVAGTPYTAEEIERIENFAEEIANEKMTGRLYTLGQPYSKEDIESTAIAMSADPLAYSLARLDALNQKITREQLESNTYVSRHYLTPVKAKIKQILASPSKNSDQLMQEVTSLTRADLMKARATEMAVNPRQMSMSEMMAMASADNDESGSDENGGMKMPAGMPKVGKMPDWVKKRIEARKKAKKEGKKAEMPEIPQEEKDFSFAVLEIERTLKNVLNYKQLLETSPEAELQGILHALNGGYIAPSPGGDVVLAPNTLPTGRNMYSINAEATPGTRAWDNGKALADATLQTYFKKHEDWPRKVSYTFWAGEFIETEGATLAQALYMLGVEPVRDGMGRVTDLRLIPSEELKRPRIDIVVQTSGQLRDLAASRLAMLSKAVSMAAKSEGDQYGNYVAEGTIESEKMLVEKGISPKEARELSTMRIFGAVNGGYGTGITSLVEKGDAWNNESQIASTYLNNMGAIYGDQEKWGEVVKDLFSIVLQHTDVVMQPRQSNTWGALSLDHMYEFMGGLNLSVRNVTGKDPEAYLSDYRNRHNIRLQNLREAIGVESRTTLLNPEYIKEKMKGGATTAENFSKTFRNTYGWNVMKPSTIDNELWDELYKMYVLDEQQLGIHDFFKKESPAALEEMTAVMLETARKGYWKATNEQLQQISELHVELINEFKPACTGFVCDNDKLKEFIAGQVTPEQAKTYQRNITEIKEVAVETGQQVVLKKDQLTQAPQQESQTLNGILIAVVVTLLFIMLVFVLKRKKK from the coding sequence ATGTCTGTAATTCAATTCCTCCGTCAACACAAATCTGCAGGATGGAAAGCCGGGCTGGCACTTTTGCTGGTACTCGGCTTATATGCTTTTTATAGCCTGCTATTGTCGCCTACCCAAATAGCGTTGGTAAACTTCCCGTCTTATCAGGTATCCAACATAGCCATGGCCAGCGACAGTCGCCTGATACAAGTCAGCGAAGTAAAGCCGGAAGATGCTTCTTCACTGAAGAAATACGACGCGATCCTGTTGTTCGGTCCGGGACTGCGATTGACGGAAGAGCAGACAGAAAACATTGAAGCCGCAGGGAAAAACGGGACAACGGTGTACACCTTTATCTTCTCGTCCGGCTCCATCATCAACCACCATGTAGACAGTTTGCAGCAAGAACAGCTGGACACCTACTACAACAACCGGAGCAAAGTGAACTACCGGAATATGCTGCACTATATCCGCAGCACGTTCGACAGCCGGAAATTATTCCAAACAAAACCGGAAGAAGCGGTACTTATCCCTTCCGACATCTTTTTCCATCTGGAAGACGGTGTATTCTACCGTACTGCCGACGAACTGACCAACCACCTGCGTGAAAAGAAAATATACAAGGAAGATGCACCACGCATCGCATTCGTATCGGGTATGACTTCCCCGCTGGAAGGAAACCGGAGTTATGTGGACAGCCTGATCACCCGTCTGACGGATGCAGGATTCAACGTTTATCCCATCGCGGCAGCTGCCAAACGGCAGGAACTGATGGAAAGCGTTCACCCGGATGCAGTTGTCTATCTGCCAATGGGACGCCTGGGAGGAGACAAGACGGTAGAATGGCTGACCCAAAACAATATCCCGCTCTTCTGTCCGCTTTCCATCATGCTGAGCCGGGAAGAATGGCTGAGCGACGACAAGAACAAAGGTGTGACAGGCGGTTACCTGACTGCCCGTATCGTCTTGCCGGAGATAGACGGAGGAATCGACCCACTGGTGATCTCTACCCAGAACGAACATCAGAACGGCTATTTTATGTTTGACGCCGAAAGTGAACGACTGGATAACTTCACCGGCAACGTAAAGAAATACCTGCAACTACGTTCTATACCCAACAAAGATAAACGGGTGGCAATCTGTTATTTCAAAGCAGCCGGGCAAGCCGCATTGGTTGCCGCCGGACTGGAAGTCGCCCCTTCCCTCTACGAGTTACTGAAACGTTTGAAACAGGAAGGGTATAATGTAGACGGTCTACCCGATACCTTCGAGGCATTCAACCTGTTACTGAAAAAACAGGGAGCTGTATTAGGAGCCTACGCCAAAGGAGCACAGAATGATTTCATGAAGAACGGAAACCCACTATGGGTCAGCAAAACAGACTATGAACAATGGGTTGCAAAAACGCTTGTACCCGATAAATACAAAGAAGTAGTAGAGAAGTACGGAGAAGCGCCGGGTAACTACCTGAGTGCCGAACACAACGGAGAACCTTCGCTGGCCATCGCCCGCCTGCAATTCGGAAACATCGTACTTTTCCCCCAGCCGCATGCTGCCGAAGGGGATGACGAGTTCCAGATCGTACACGGCGCTAGCGTCGCACCACCACATGCCTATATCGCCCCCTACCTGTGGGTTCAGAATGAATTTAAAGCGGATGCCCTGGTTCATTTCGGGACACATGGCAGCTTGGAATTCACTCCGGGCAAACAGGCCGGTTTATCCAACAGGGACTGGCCGGACTGTCTGATCGGTAACCTGCCGCATTTCTATTATTACAGTATCGCAAACGTAGGAGAAGCCATTATCGCCAAACGCCGTACACATGCTGTTATGCTGTCGCATATCACACCGCCTTTTATGGAAAGCCGTACACGGGGACGTTTTGCCGGTTTGTTCAGTAATATCGACGCCTGGTATCAGGCATCCGAAAGCAAGCAAAAAGAGATCGGCCTTCAGATAAAAGAGACGGTATTAAAAATGGGCTTACAGCGCGACCTGCAACTGGACAGCGTAGCCGGAACTCCTTATACGGCGGAAGAGATAGAACGCATCGAAAACTTCGCAGAAGAGATCGCCAACGAGAAGATGACCGGACGCCTTTATACACTGGGGCAACCTTATAGTAAAGAAGATATCGAATCGACTGCCATCGCCATGTCGGCTGATCCGCTGGCTTACAGCCTGGCACGCCTGGATGCTCTGAACCAAAAGATCACACGGGAACAGTTGGAAAGCAACACCTATGTATCCCGCCATTATCTCACCCCGGTAAAAGCGAAGATCAAACAGATACTGGCCTCCCCGTCTAAAAACAGCGACCAGCTGATGCAGGAAGTGACCTCGTTGACCCGTGCCGACCTGATGAAAGCGCGTGCAACGGAAATGGCTGTCAATCCCCGACAGATGTCGATGAGTGAGATGATGGCTATGGCCTCCGCCGATAACGACGAGAGTGGTTCAGACGAAAACGGAGGAATGAAAATGCCGGCCGGAATGCCGAAAGTAGGAAAAATGCCGGATTGGGTGAAGAAACGGATCGAAGCCCGCAAAAAAGCAAAGAAAGAAGGAAAGAAAGCCGAAATGCCGGAAATTCCGCAGGAAGAGAAAGATTTCTCCTTCGCCGTACTGGAAATAGAACGCACACTGAAAAATGTACTGAACTATAAACAACTATTGGAAACATCACCGGAGGCGGAATTGCAGGGAATCCTGCATGCCCTCAACGGGGGATATATCGCCCCGAGTCCCGGCGGTGATGTAGTGCTGGCACCTAACACGTTACCGACCGGACGGAACATGTATTCTATCAATGCGGAAGCAACGCCGGGAACCCGTGCCTGGGATAACGGTAAAGCGCTGGCAGATGCTACTTTACAGACTTATTTTAAGAAACATGAGGATTGGCCGCGTAAGGTCAGCTATACTTTCTGGGCCGGTGAATTTATCGAAACGGAAGGTGCCACACTGGCACAAGCCCTCTATATGCTGGGTGTAGAGCCGGTACGCGACGGTATGGGACGCGTCACAGACCTCCGCCTGATCCCTTCCGAAGAGTTGAAACGTCCGCGCATCGACATCGTCGTACAAACATCCGGACAGCTTCGCGACCTGGCGGCTTCACGCTTGGCCATGCTAAGCAAAGCCGTATCGATGGCAGCCAAATCGGAAGGCGACCAATATGGCAACTATGTAGCCGAAGGTACCATAGAATCGGAAAAAATGCTGGTAGAAAAGGGTATCTCTCCCAAAGAAGCACGCGAACTGTCTACCATGCGTATATTCGGAGCGGTGAACGGTGGCTACGGAACAGGTATCACCAGCCTGGTAGAAAAAGGGGATGCATGGAATAACGAATCGCAGATAGCATCCACTTACCTGAATAATATGGGAGCGATCTATGGCGATCAGGAAAAGTGGGGCGAAGTGGTAAAAGACCTGTTTAGCATTGTATTGCAACATACGGATGTTGTTATGCAACCCCGACAGAGTAATACCTGGGGAGCCTTAAGCCTCGACCACATGTATGAATTTATGGGAGGATTGAACCTGTCTGTTCGTAACGTGACGGGCAAAGATCCGGAAGCTTACCTGTCAGACTACCGTAACCGTCACAATATCCGCCTGCAAAACCTGCGGGAAGCAATCGGCGTGGAAAGCCGCACGACGTTACTCAACCCGGAATACATCAAAGAAAAGATGAAAGGGGGAGCCACCACTGCCGAAAATTTCTCCAAGACATTCCGTAATACCTATGGCTGGAATGTAATGAAACCTTCTACCATCGACAATGAGCTTTGGGATGAGTTATACAAAATGTATGTTCTCGACGAACAACAGTTGGGGATACATGATTTCTTCAAAAAGGAAAGTCCTGCCGCCCTGGAAGAAATGACAGCGGTCATGCTGGAAACAGCGCGTAAAGGCTATTGGAAAGCAACAAACGAACAGTTACAACAAATTTCCGAATTGCATGTAGAGCTGATCAATGAATTCAAACCGGCCTGCACCGGATTTGTCTGCGATAATGATAAACTGAAAGAATTTATTGCCGGACAAGTCACTCCTGAGCAGGCAAAAACTTACCAGCGGAATATCACTGAGATAAAAGAGGTCGCTGTCGAAACAGGGCAGCAGGTGGTTCTGAAAAAGGATCAACTGACACAGGCTCCCCAGCAGGAAAGCCAGACGCTGAACGGTATCCTGATCGCGGTAGTGGTCACCTTGTTGTTTATCATGTTGGTATTCGTACTGAAACGGAAGAAAAAATAA
- a CDS encoding HmuY family protein, which translates to MKTNKLNFAVFGLKQIMVLVTLCLLSTCFVACGSDDPEPEPTPAPAPEPEPEPETPAEPKSFSFVSTSTAANEWVYFSFEKGDSVAIDKANAAKDKTWDIAFQRFYIRTNSGTAGEGQGGALDTKETAFDKVTKVPTEGFIVDTDIEMMTVMGKFETRPANTAFQVLEHPVWAWFDAPTGDMQWHYNKNVFVIKTADGKNYAKIIMQKYKSDDNKSGHITFDYVYPFK; encoded by the coding sequence ATGAAAACAAACAAATTAAATTTTGCAGTATTTGGTCTGAAACAGATCATGGTACTTGTTACGTTGTGTTTACTTTCTACCTGTTTTGTGGCTTGTGGCAGTGATGATCCCGAACCTGAACCAACACCGGCTCCAGCTCCGGAACCAGAACCGGAACCGGAAACGCCAGCAGAACCTAAGTCCTTTTCTTTTGTATCTACCAGCACAGCTGCCAACGAATGGGTTTATTTCTCTTTTGAAAAAGGAGATAGCGTAGCAATAGACAAAGCGAACGCAGCCAAAGATAAAACATGGGATATCGCTTTCCAACGTTTCTATATCCGTACTAACAGCGGTACGGCAGGTGAAGGACAAGGCGGTGCTCTGGATACTAAAGAAACAGCATTCGATAAAGTAACAAAAGTTCCGACCGAAGGATTCATTGTCGATACCGATATTGAAATGATGACGGTGATGGGTAAATTCGAAACACGCCCAGCCAATACAGCATTTCAGGTTTTGGAACATCCGGTTTGGGCATGGTTCGATGCTCCTACGGGAGATATGCAATGGCATTATAACAAAAATGTATTTGTTATCAAAACTGCCGACGGCAAGAACTATGCAAAAATAATCATGCAGAAATACAAAAGCGATGATAATAAATCCGGACACATCACTTTTGACTACGTATATCCGTTTAAATAA
- a CDS encoding TonB-dependent receptor: protein MRLKGIAMSLLSVCVFTPAMAVDGGMTNNTPEKEQVQTGICVLTGRIIDFETGEGIPMATINVPGTLIGTACDADGRFRLELIEGKSYNLLVRSTGYMEQSIKVNANGAQKQMDIRMNAGIFDLNEVVVTGTRTEKLIKNSPVLTKLIPASQLQRNDFENIMDALEFSIPGLQFNSDPRGDNIRIQGLENKYILILVDGERLSTTPGGPIDFERLSTSNIKQIEVVKGAASALYGSSAIGMIINIITKTPERPAEGWAKVRYSRYNELLMDAAFGTKYKNFTSQTLFNRNSTDGYDLTPETPANYTQNPSANMTISEKLGWEHNDTKLNASADFFLNEEKNPKLSNEVTHYKSFNKTFRAGLEQKLGEKNMLKAIYYGDFYIRRTVFEKLDSVGKNASSNVQTLRLTDIYNPLDNLQGIAGVEFNWNKDYNIMQYGEKMKTRKVNDINGFVQLDWKVIPQLDIIGGFRYTHHSVFGNAYTPKVNVMYSPGNLRLRAGYSKGFKAPDATELFSDFQMGSVSHNIGNPDLKAEHSNYYSFSAEYTFNKLNISGEIYQNDIKDKIQSYNVIVELPDGGEEAQLRYRNVDNARIRGAEISVTYKPFRWVNLQGTYDFTDAQDKATGLQLTGNTKHALSCNAMFLFDVFKREASVSVAGRWTSKKINFREKTVVDPETGETIQQMVDSPQDAYSLWKLTVQYSIWKHKYMNLLLTAGVQNIFNYTDPVNYTTYDPGRRVFGSVIFKF from the coding sequence ATGAGACTGAAAGGTATTGCTATGTCTTTACTTTCGGTGTGCGTGTTTACCCCGGCAATGGCTGTTGACGGAGGAATGACAAACAATACACCCGAGAAAGAACAAGTACAAACCGGCATTTGTGTGTTGACCGGCAGAATCATCGACTTTGAAACAGGAGAAGGTATACCAATGGCCACAATCAATGTTCCGGGAACATTGATTGGCACCGCCTGTGATGCAGACGGTCGTTTCCGTCTGGAACTGATCGAAGGAAAAAGTTACAATCTGCTGGTACGCTCGACCGGATACATGGAACAGAGTATCAAAGTCAATGCCAACGGAGCACAAAAACAGATGGATATCCGAATGAATGCCGGTATATTCGATCTGAATGAAGTGGTGGTGACCGGAACACGCACCGAAAAACTTATTAAAAACTCTCCGGTACTGACCAAACTGATCCCGGCTTCCCAATTACAGCGCAATGACTTCGAAAATATTATGGATGCACTGGAGTTTTCCATTCCGGGATTGCAATTCAACAGCGATCCGCGAGGGGATAATATCCGTATCCAGGGATTGGAAAACAAATATATCCTGATTCTGGTCGATGGTGAGCGCCTGTCTACCACCCCCGGAGGCCCGATCGACTTCGAACGTCTAAGTACATCCAATATCAAGCAGATAGAAGTGGTCAAGGGAGCCGCATCCGCCCTGTATGGTTCGAGTGCTATCGGTATGATCATCAATATCATCACCAAGACTCCCGAACGTCCGGCCGAAGGATGGGCTAAAGTGCGCTACTCACGTTATAATGAGTTATTGATGGATGCTGCTTTCGGGACAAAATATAAGAATTTCACTTCGCAGACATTGTTCAACCGTAACTCGACGGACGGTTACGACCTGACACCCGAGACACCGGCAAACTATACGCAAAACCCATCCGCCAATATGACCATATCCGAAAAGCTGGGTTGGGAACATAACGACACTAAACTGAATGCTTCAGCCGATTTCTTCCTGAACGAAGAAAAGAATCCGAAATTAAGCAACGAAGTGACACATTATAAGAGTTTCAACAAAACATTCCGCGCCGGACTCGAACAGAAACTGGGAGAAAAGAATATGTTGAAAGCAATCTATTACGGTGACTTTTATATCCGACGGACTGTCTTTGAAAAACTGGATTCGGTTGGAAAGAATGCCAGTTCGAATGTACAGACCCTACGTCTGACTGATATTTATAACCCACTCGATAATCTGCAAGGTATAGCCGGGGTTGAATTCAACTGGAACAAAGACTATAATATCATGCAATACGGGGAAAAGATGAAAACCCGAAAAGTAAACGATATCAACGGATTTGTACAGTTGGACTGGAAAGTCATTCCCCAACTCGACATTATCGGGGGCTTCCGTTATACACATCATTCTGTGTTCGGAAATGCTTATACACCGAAAGTCAACGTAATGTATTCACCCGGTAATCTGCGCCTGCGTGCCGGATACAGCAAAGGTTTCAAAGCCCCCGATGCTACCGAACTGTTCTCCGACTTCCAGATGGGTTCCGTTTCCCACAATATCGGTAATCCGGATCTGAAAGCCGAGCATTCCAATTATTACTCTTTCTCTGCGGAATACACTTTCAACAAGCTGAATATCAGTGGAGAAATCTACCAGAACGATATCAAAGATAAAATACAGTCATATAACGTTATCGTGGAACTGCCCGACGGAGGCGAAGAAGCACAGTTACGATACAGAAATGTGGACAATGCCCGTATCCGTGGAGCGGAGATCTCTGTCACTTATAAACCGTTCCGATGGGTAAACCTTCAAGGAACTTACGACTTTACGGATGCACAGGACAAAGCTACCGGCCTGCAGCTGACCGGAAACACTAAGCATGCTCTCAGTTGCAACGCGATGTTCTTATTCGATGTCTTCAAACGGGAAGCCTCTGTCTCCGTTGCCGGACGATGGACATCGAAGAAAATCAACTTCCGCGAAAAGACTGTGGTCGATCCTGAAACGGGAGAAACGATCCAGCAAATGGTAGACAGCCCGCAAGACGCATACAGCCTTTGGAAACTGACCGTGCAGTATAGCATCTGGAAACATAAATATATGAACTTGCTATTGACAGCCGGTGTACAGAACATCTTCAACTACACCGATCCGGTCAACTATACGACCTACGATCCGGGACGACGCGTGTTTGGTTCCGTCATCTTTAAATTCTGA
- the nrdG gene encoding anaerobic ribonucleoside-triphosphate reductase activating protein: MLSIIDIIEDTTVDGPGFRTAIYAAGCPNQCPGCHNPESWDIKKGKPTPTEEILDKVLADEFADVTFSGGDPMFQPEEFTKLARAIKEKSQKNIWCYTGYKFEKLLENPKQAALLQYIDVLVDGKFKQALHDESLLFRGSSNQRLIDVKKSLKEKKVVFYNYNPFL; this comes from the coding sequence ATGCTTTCAATCATAGACATTATAGAAGATACAACCGTAGACGGTCCGGGATTCCGGACCGCTATCTACGCTGCCGGATGCCCGAATCAATGCCCGGGTTGCCACAATCCGGAGTCATGGGATATAAAGAAAGGTAAACCAACCCCGACGGAAGAAATATTGGACAAAGTTCTGGCCGACGAATTTGCCGACGTTACATTTAGCGGCGGTGATCCGATGTTCCAACCGGAAGAATTTACCAAACTGGCTCGTGCCATTAAAGAAAAAAGCCAGAAAAATATTTGGTGCTACACGGGATATAAGTTTGAAAAACTATTGGAAAACCCAAAACAGGCAGCGTTGCTTCAATACATCGATGTACTGGTGGACGGGAAATTCAAACAGGCTTTGCACGATGAAAGTTTATTATTCCGCGGCAGCAGCAACCAACGGTTGATCGACGTAAAGAAATCACTGAAAGAAAAGAAAGTGGTTTTCTACAATTATAATCCGTTTCTCTGA
- a CDS encoding anaerobic ribonucleoside triphosphate reductase, with product MIQTVIKRDGRIVGFNEEKIVTAIRKAMLHTENGEDLQLIRQITDHISFKGEPQMTVEAIQDAVELELMNSSRKDVAQKYIAYRNQRSVARKAKTRDMFLEIINIKSNDITRENANMNADTPAGMMMKFSSETTKPFVDDYLLSEEVKEAVANNYLHIHDKDYYPTKSLTCVQHPLDRILKYGFSAGHGESRPAKRIETASILGCISLETAQNEMHGGQAIPAFDFYLAPYVRNSFIEEIKNLEDLNGVNYSHLYNKELDDYVTRPLDGLSGDKRIIQHAINKTVSRVHQSMEAFIHNMNTIHSRGGNQVVFSSINYGTDTSAEGRCIIREILKSTYRGVGNGETAIFPIQIWKKKRGVSYLPEDRNYDLYELACKVTARRFFPNFLNLDATFNQHEDWKADDPQRYMYEVATMGCRTRVFENRFGPKTSIGRGNISFSTINIVRLAIECMSIEDKELRIARFFAKLDEMLEITARQLHERMEFQKTAYAKQFPLLMTSLWLGSEKLKPTDTIAPVINQGTLGIGFIGLAECLVALTGKHHGEDAASQELGLKIVTYMRDRVNQFSEQYQHNYSVLATPAEGLSGKFTARDRKKFGALPGITDREYYTNSNHVPVYYKCSARHKAEVEAPYHALTGGGHIFYVEIDGDATHNPEVIMKVVDMMDKYNIGYGSVNHNRNRCLDCGYENADAHMEECPKCGSKHLDKLQRITGYLVGTTDRWNNAKLAELNDRIIHN from the coding sequence ATGATACAAACAGTTATCAAACGGGATGGACGTATCGTCGGATTTAATGAGGAGAAGATAGTAACAGCGATACGAAAAGCCATGCTGCATACAGAAAATGGGGAGGATTTGCAGCTGATCCGCCAGATTACGGATCATATTTCATTCAAAGGAGAACCGCAAATGACAGTCGAAGCGATACAGGACGCAGTCGAACTGGAACTAATGAACAGTAGCCGTAAGGACGTTGCACAGAAATATATCGCTTACCGCAATCAGCGCAGTGTTGCCCGTAAAGCTAAAACACGCGATATGTTCCTGGAGATTATCAACATCAAATCGAACGATATCACGCGCGAAAATGCCAATATGAATGCAGATACCCCTGCAGGCATGATGATGAAATTCTCCAGTGAAACCACCAAACCGTTTGTCGACGATTACCTGTTGAGTGAAGAGGTAAAAGAGGCCGTTGCAAACAACTACCTGCACATTCATGATAAAGATTATTACCCGACCAAGAGCCTGACATGCGTTCAGCATCCGCTGGACCGCATCCTTAAATATGGATTCTCTGCCGGACATGGCGAATCACGCCCGGCAAAACGCATCGAGACAGCCAGCATCCTGGGCTGCATCTCCCTGGAAACAGCTCAGAACGAAATGCACGGCGGACAGGCTATCCCCGCTTTCGACTTCTATCTGGCTCCTTACGTACGTAACAGCTTTATTGAAGAGATCAAGAACCTGGAAGACCTGAACGGCGTGAATTACTCACATCTGTATAATAAAGAACTGGACGACTATGTAACGCGTCCGCTGGATGGCCTGAGCGGTGACAAACGGATCATACAGCATGCTATTAATAAAACTGTCAGCCGTGTCCATCAGTCGATGGAAGCTTTCATTCACAATATGAACACCATTCATTCACGCGGTGGTAACCAGGTGGTGTTCAGCTCTATCAACTACGGCACGGATACTTCAGCCGAAGGGCGTTGCATCATTCGTGAGATATTGAAAAGTACTTATCGTGGTGTCGGCAACGGCGAAACGGCTATCTTCCCGATCCAGATATGGAAAAAGAAACGTGGCGTCAGCTATCTGCCGGAAGACCGCAACTATGACTTGTACGAACTGGCATGTAAAGTGACTGCCCGCCGTTTCTTCCCGAACTTCCTGAACCTGGATGCTACATTCAACCAGCATGAAGACTGGAAAGCGGACGACCCACAACGCTATATGTATGAGGTAGCAACCATGGGATGCCGTACCCGTGTATTCGAGAACCGCTTCGGACCGAAGACTTCCATCGGACGCGGAAACATTTCTTTCTCGACTATCAACATCGTACGCCTGGCTATAGAATGCATGAGTATAGAAGATAAAGAACTTCGTATCGCCCGCTTCTTTGCCAAGCTAGACGAAATGCTGGAAATTACTGCACGCCAGTTGCACGAACGTATGGAATTCCAGAAAACAGCTTATGCCAAACAGTTCCCGTTGCTGATGACTTCACTTTGGCTGGGTAGTGAGAAGTTAAAACCGACAGATACGATCGCCCCGGTTATCAACCAGGGTACACTGGGTATCGGATTCATCGGACTGGCTGAATGCCTGGTTGCCCTGACTGGCAAACATCATGGAGAAGATGCGGCTTCACAGGAACTCGGTTTGAAAATCGTCACTTATATGCGCGACCGCGTAAATCAGTTCTCGGAACAATACCAGCATAATTACAGTGTACTTGCCACTCCGGCAGAAGGACTTTCCGGCAAATTTACGGCACGCGACCGCAAGAAATTCGGAGCACTGCCAGGTATCACCGATCGTGAATATTATACCAACTCCAACCACGTTCCGGTATATTATAAATGCAGCGCCCGTCATAAAGCAGAGGTAGAAGCTCCTTATCACGCATTAACTGGTGGCGGCCATATTTTCTATGTTGAAATAGACGGCGATGCAACCCATAACCCGGAAGTGATTATGAAAGTGGTCGATATGATGGACAAATATAATATCGGATACGGCTCGGTAAACCATAACCGTAACCGTTGCCTGGATTGCGGTTATGAAAATGCAGATGCCCACATGGAAGAATGTCCGAAGTGCGGTAGCAAGCATCTGGATAAGTTGCAGCGTATCACCGGTTACCTGGTAGGCACAACCGACCGCTGGAACAATGCCAAACTTGCCGAATTAAATGATCGCATTATTCATAATTGA
- a CDS encoding cysteine-rich CWC family protein codes for MEKDCPRCGISFVCRVDDISACHCAPVKLDELQLAYVKLHYPGCLCSACLNEIKKYFYACEVNPRYKRLKH; via the coding sequence ATGGAGAAAGATTGTCCGCGTTGTGGTATCTCCTTTGTTTGCCGGGTGGATGATATATCCGCTTGTCATTGTGCGCCCGTAAAGCTGGACGAGCTTCAGCTAGCCTATGTGAAATTGCATTATCCGGGGTGCCTGTGCAGTGCATGCCTGAATGAAATAAAGAAATACTTCTATGCATGTGAAGTGAATCCTCGTTATAAACGGTTAAAACATTAA